Proteins encoded in a region of the Anopheles ziemanni chromosome 2, idAnoZiCoDA_A2_x.2, whole genome shotgun sequence genome:
- the LOC131281322 gene encoding skin secretory protein xP2 produces the protein MVKLRKTLSVCSSLILLQIIVPCCLALMVALVTCEGTAAEDKKAEAEETQLEAKESQNVEKRGLHSSFGDFGHDFGGHDDHHHHHEHVKTVTIEKKVPVPYTVEKHVPYTVEKKVPYEVKVPIPQPYIVEKKVPVHYKEVVKYPVHVPAPYTVEKKVPYEVKYPVDKPYEVKVHVPQPYTVEKKIPYEVKVPVPVPYTVEKKVPYEVKYEVPVPKPYTVIKKVPYEVKVPVDKPYKVEVPKPYPVEVPKPYPVVVEKKVPYEVKVPVDKPYKVEVPKPYKVEVKVPYPAPYTVEKKVPYTVEKPVPYEVKVPIDKPYPVYKEVKVPVEKEVPYPVKVPYHVPVHVHKEEHHEHYDHSHEHHDLH, from the exons ATGGTGAA GCTCCGCAAAACTCTCTCTGTATGTTCCTCTCTGATTCTCTTGCAGATTATTGTTCCTTGTTGTCTTGCCCTTATGGTGGCACTAGTCACATGCGAGGGTACTGCTGCAGAGGACAAGAAAGCGGAGGCGGAGGAAACCCAGCTAGAGGCTAAGGAATCGCAGAATGTGGAGAAGCGCGGTCTGCACTCCAGCTTTGGCGATTTCGGCCACGACTTCGGCGGCCATgacgaccaccaccatcaccacgagCACGTCAAGACGGTGACGATCGAGAAGAAGGTCCCGGTCCCGTACACCGTCGAGAAGCACGTCCCGTACACCGTCGAGAAGAAGGTCCCGTACGAGGTGAAGGTACCGATCCCGCAGCCCTACATCGTCGAGAAGAAGGTCCCGGTGCACTACAAGGAAGTGGTGAAATACCCAGTCCATGTCCCGGCTCCGTACACCGTCGAGAAGAAGGTCCCCTATGAGGTGAAGTACCCGGTCGACAAGCCGTACGAGGTGAAGGTGCACGTGCCCCAGCCCTACACCGTCGAGAAGAAGATCCCGTACGAGGTGAAGGTCCCGGTCCCGGTCCCGTACACCGTCGAGAAGAAGGTCCCGTATGAGGTGAAGTACGAAGTGCCAGTCCCGAAGCCGTACACCGTCATCAAGAAGGTCCCGTATGAGGTGAAGGTCCCGGTCGACAAGCCGTACAAGGTGGAGGTCCCCAAGCCGTACCCGGTTGAGGTGCCCAAGCCGTACCCGGTCGTCGTCGAGAAGAAGGTCCCGTACGAGGTGAAGGTTCCGGTCGACAAGCCGTACAAGGTCGAGGTCCCCAAGCCCTACAAGGTGGAAGTGAAGGTCCCCTACCCGGCCCCGTACACCGTCGAGAAGAAGGTGCCGTACACCGTCGAGAAGCCGGTCCCCTATGAGGTGAAGGTCCCGATCGACAAGCCGTACCCGGTGTACAAGGAGGTTAAGGTGCCGGTCGAGAAGGAGGTCCCGTACCCCGTGAAGGTCCCATACCACGTACCAGTCCATGTCCACAAAGAAGAACACCATGAACATTATGATCATTCGCATGAACATCACGATCTGCACTAA